GTAGGTGGCGTTGCCATGTGGGGATTTTGGTGGCTGGTAGTAGGTGTGCCAGTGGATGGAGGAAGACTCCCCCTTTCCCCATGTTCCTTTCGACTTCGCTCAGGGAACGGTCGGTGCGTTGGCTGAGCGTAGTCGAAGCCAACAATAACACTACCGGTATTAGAGCCAGATACAGGGTAAGCCAGTCAATGTTCATCGGGCTTGTTCCAACAGAGTGCGGGCTTCGCGTTTAAGAGTGGCGAAGGTTTCTGGCGTGCAAGGTGTTGGGGCGAAGCGGGCGTGGTCGAGTGCTGCGGGGGAAGTAAGCCCTGCTTCGCGCACTATTTTCGCCAGTTGTGGCAGGTTGGAGGGATCGTTCGGCAGCGTTGCCAGTTTGCGCAAAGCCTTCGTAGCAGGATGTTGGCGTTTGCGCCAGTACCCAAATAAGCCAGCCAACAACAGGATGATTACGACCGCTGCCAGCCAGCATACGATGATGGGCAATGGTTCTGGCGGTAGTTCGAGATCGTGCAGACTGGTGTTCATGTCCCCATCCCGTGTGGTAAAGGCACTGCCAATTCTGGTGCATCCACATCTGTGAGGAGTTGGGTGTAATGGCAACCCCAACCGCGCAAACGTTGCGCTTGCTCATCGTGCAACGTCGCCGCTTGCTGGCGAAACTGTTCGCGTAAGATGGGGTCGGCCAGATTGACGCAGTGGGTAACGCCATCCAGTCCTTGCAGGTTCAAGCGTCCGGCAGCGGGTAATTCGCATTCGGCAGTGTCCAGCACTTGCACTGTGAACAGCGGGTGATGATGGAGGAGTTGCAGGATATGTGCCTCACAAGCTGCGTCCAGATCGGCGAAATCGCTGAGTAGATAGACGTGTGTGCCGCGTACCACAGACGCATTGATGAGCGGCAGAATACTTGCCAAGGTAGGTTCATGCGTAGTCGGTAACGGTGGGCACGTTGCTGCGCATTGACGCACGAATTCCCATACGGCATGGGTGTCGGTTGAGGTGGGAAACCAGTGGGGCGGCGCTTCCAAGATTACGCCGGAGACTGCCCAGCCTTGTTGTGTGGCGGCGAACGCGATCAGTGCGGCAACGCGGGCAGCTTGCGCGGCTTTGAGGCGTACTTTCGTGCCAAAACGCATGGCTCTGCGCCGATCAAACACGATGAACACGGCGGGGCGGCGTTCTTCGCGGAACTGTTTGACGTGCGCTTTGCCAGTGCGGGCGGTAACGCTCCAGTGCATGAAACGCGGTTCGTCGCCGGGTTGGTAGGCGCGGCTTTCGGCGTAATCCAGCCCTGCCCCGCGATAGCGTGAAGCTACGTCACCGGCTTGGCGTTGTTCCAGCAGGTTTTGCAGGGAACTGTCAGCGGTTGCACTGCGGGCGCGTTGGTATAACGCTTGTAATTCGGTTTCGGTAAGGAGTGGGGGGAAGACCATTTTCACGGAATCGCCACGCCCGCCAATACCTTACGCACCACCGCATTCGCATCCACACCCGCCGCCCGTGCCGCATACCCCAGCACCAGACGATGGCGCAACACATCCGGCGCAATCTCCAAAATATCATCCGGCACGACGTATTCCCTGCCACGCAAATACGCCAGCGCACTACTGGCTCGCAGCAACGCAATCGACGCACGCGGCGATGCCCCTACCTGCAAATAATCTGCCCACGCTGCATCAAACTGCTCCAAATCGCGGGTAGCCCCGACCAGCGCAACAATATACCGCTCCAGTTCCGGCGCAACATGCACTTCGGCGACTTCGCGGCGGGCTTGCAAGACTTGCTGCGGGTGCAAGGGCGAATGCAGCACGGGTTTATCCGCGCCGTAATGCCGCGCACGGTCGCGTTGCAGGATCAGCAATTCGTCGTCAGCCGTGGGGTATTGCAGCACCACATGCAGCAAAAAGCGGTCGAGTTGTGCTTCGGGCAAAGGGTATGTGCCGCTTTGTTCCAGTGGGTTTTGCGTCGCCATCACGATGAAGAGTTCGGGCAAGGGGCGGGTCACGCCGCCGACGGTGATCTGGTGTTCCTGCATGGCTTCGAGCAGCGCGGATTGCACTTTGGGCGGAGCGCGGTTGATCTCATCCGCCAACACGATTTCGTGGAATAATGGCCCTGGTATGAAACGGAAGGTGCCGTGTTGCGGCTCGAAAATATCCGTCCCCGTCAAATCCCCCGGCATCAAATCCGGCGTGAACTGGATGCGCTGGAAACTGGCGTGAACACCGCTTGCCAACGTGGTGACAGCGGTGGTTTTCGCCAGACCGGGCAGGCTTTCCAACAGGATATGTCCGCCCGTAAGCAGCGCGATCATCAGGCGGTCGAGTAAGTCGGATTGCCCGACAATCACCTGTTCGAGGTGGGAACGCAGTTGCAGGAATTCGGTTTGGGTTTGCACAGTTACTCCTTGTTAAATGTCAGCGCAACCCATGCGCCAGAGAGCAGCATAGCTACCCCGACCAGCCAAAAGGTTACGTCCAAGCCTTGCGTCCATTGTGCCAGCAAGCCCATGCTCAGTGCGCCGACAGCATAGCCGAAGTCACGCCAGAAACGGTATACGCCGAGCAAGGTGCTGCGTTGCGCGGGCGGGCTGACATCGGCAACTGCCGCGCCCAGTGTGGGGTAAAGCATTGCCATGCCGAAACCGATTAGCCCTGCTTCCAACGTCCACAGCCAGACGGTGTGGGTGAGTACCAGCAGCAATACGCCGATGCCGCACAGCCACATACCGCCGACAATCAGTGGCTTACGTCCGAAACGGTCAGATGCCGAACCCGTGATAAGCTGGCTTGCACCCCACACCAGTGCGTAAACACCAATGATGGAACTGGCTTGCACTAGCGTCAGGTTTTGCGATACGAACCACACGGGTAGAATGATCCAGACCAGCGCATCGGTAAATTTTTCCACCAATCCAGCCTGATTCAAGGCTAACAGATTGCGATTTTGCCAACTCGCGTACCAAAAGGCTTGCCCTAATGATGGTGCGGGCGCAGGTTTTATTCCCTGCGTGTGCGCCAATGCCCACGGGCGGGTTTCTTTTATCACCAGAACCGCCAATAGCAAGCCCAGCACAATCACCGTTGTGCCAAACATAAACAAGCCCAACCGTGCGCCGTACACCTCCACCAACCATGCGGTAACAACACCCGCCAAAGCAACGGCGGCGTAGCCGGAAAACTCATTCATGCCATTGACCAGCCCTTTTTGGTTCAGGTTGGTCATGTCGAGTTTGCTGTTGAGGGTCATTGACCAGCACAAGCCTTGGTTGATGCCGAGCAAGGCAGTGGCGGCGACGACCCAACCCCAATTCGGCGCGTAAAGCAGCAGCAACGGAATCGGCAACGCAGCAATCCATCCCGCCACCAACACGCGCTTGCGCCCGAAACGGTCAGAAAACCGCCCTGCAAACAGGTTCATCACGGACTTTACCGCACCAAATACCACCACGAAGGTAGTGAGCAAAAAGAACTGCTGTCCGCCCAGCCCGAATTCTGTTTCTGCCAGACCGGGGACAACGGTGCGCGTCATACCAATGGTTAGACCGACAAGGAATACCTGTAGTAGCTGGTGGAGGATTTGGGTGAGGTTGGCACGGATGCCGTGTTGGATGGGGAGTGAAGTGCTGTGCATGGGTATGAATACTGGCTTTAAATTAACATTCAATCAAAGAATTGAATATACGATTTAAACCCGCTACACTGCAAGCACAATGACAAATACTTTGGATAGGAGCTTCAGCCATGAAAATACTGCTTATTCTCAACGATGCCCCTTACGGCACGGAAAAAGCCTACAATGCCCTGCGGTTGGCAATGGCATTGCAAAAGGAACAAGCGGATACCGAAGTCCTCATCTTCCTAATGGCGGATGCGGTCACTTGCGCCATGCCCAAACAATCCACCCCGCAAGGCTATTACAACCTTGAACGGATGCTGAAAGCCGTGATCCAGAAAGGTGGGCAAATCAAAGCGTGTGGTACATGCCTTGATGCGCGTGGGATGAAAGACATCCCCTTGGTTGAAGGTGTGGAAGCCAGCACCATGCAGCAACTGGCACAATGGACGCTGGCAGCCGACAAGGTACTGACGTTTTAGGTACAGGAAACCGCCACACATGGACATTTTCATCATCCCGCTAGCAGCATTGCTGGCTTCCACCCTGACCCTGTTTTCCGGCTTCGGTTTGGGGACGCTGCTCATGCCCGTGGTGGCGGTCTTTTTTCCGGTGGAAGTCG
The window above is part of the Thiothrix winogradskyi genome. Proteins encoded here:
- a CDS encoding MFS transporter, which encodes MHSTSLPIQHGIRANLTQILHQLLQVFLVGLTIGMTRTVVPGLAETEFGLGGQQFFLLTTFVVVFGAVKSVMNLFAGRFSDRFGRKRVLVAGWIAALPIPLLLLYAPNWGWVVAATALLGINQGLCWSMTLNSKLDMTNLNQKGLVNGMNEFSGYAAVALAGVVTAWLVEVYGARLGLFMFGTTVIVLGLLLAVLVIKETRPWALAHTQGIKPAPAPSLGQAFWYASWQNRNLLALNQAGLVEKFTDALVWIILPVWFVSQNLTLVQASSIIGVYALVWGASQLITGSASDRFGRKPLIVGGMWLCGIGVLLLVLTHTVWLWTLEAGLIGFGMAMLYPTLGAAVADVSPPAQRSTLLGVYRFWRDFGYAVGALSMGLLAQWTQGLDVTFWLVGVAMLLSGAWVALTFNKE
- a CDS encoding DUF58 domain-containing protein, producing the protein MVFPPLLTETELQALYQRARSATADSSLQNLLEQRQAGDVASRYRGAGLDYAESRAYQPGDEPRFMHWSVTARTGKAHVKQFREERRPAVFIVFDRRRAMRFGTKVRLKAAQAARVAALIAFAATQQGWAVSGVILEAPPHWFPTSTDTHAVWEFVRQCAATCPPLPTTHEPTLASILPLINASVVRGTHVYLLSDFADLDAACEAHILQLLHHHPLFTVQVLDTAECELPAAGRLNLQGLDGVTHCVNLADPILREQFRQQAATLHDEQAQRLRGWGCHYTQLLTDVDAPELAVPLPHGMGT
- a CDS encoding DUF4381 family protein, which translates into the protein MNTSLHDLELPPEPLPIIVCWLAAVVIILLLAGLFGYWRKRQHPATKALRKLATLPNDPSNLPQLAKIVREAGLTSPAALDHARFAPTPCTPETFATLKREARTLLEQAR
- a CDS encoding DsrE/DsrF/TusD sulfur relay family protein, coding for MKILLILNDAPYGTEKAYNALRLAMALQKEQADTEVLIFLMADAVTCAMPKQSTPQGYYNLERMLKAVIQKGGQIKACGTCLDARGMKDIPLVEGVEASTMQQLAQWTLAADKVLTF
- a CDS encoding AAA family ATPase translates to MQTQTEFLQLRSHLEQVIVGQSDLLDRLMIALLTGGHILLESLPGLAKTTAVTTLASGVHASFQRIQFTPDLMPGDLTGTDIFEPQHGTFRFIPGPLFHEIVLADEINRAPPKVQSALLEAMQEHQITVGGVTRPLPELFIVMATQNPLEQSGTYPLPEAQLDRFLLHVVLQYPTADDELLILQRDRARHYGADKPVLHSPLHPQQVLQARREVAEVHVAPELERYIVALVGATRDLEQFDAAWADYLQVGASPRASIALLRASSALAYLRGREYVVPDDILEIAPDVLRHRLVLGYAARAAGVDANAVVRKVLAGVAIP